The sequence caaacagagagagagagaaaaaaaacattattgaagcACTTTTTCCATCCTTTTTTAATAAGCAACTTTTAAATCTAAAAGAAACTTTACAATATAAAGAAACATACAAAGAACATCTTAATTTACTACACAAGACAGAAAGAGTCCCTAAGACAAGGATCCGAACTACcctaaacataaaatacaaagcaAACCCCGAAGACAGACTGCTTTATAATCAATACTGCTTTTCATTTGTCAGAAAGAACAACAGTGGAggacaatattttttctttcccaCATCTGAAGCCCCTTCCGCAACTCGTCTCCTCGCTAATGTTACAGTATCGTACAGCGTCACAATAGAATTACAGAGATGGCCAACGACGTGAGTGGTTTACATACAGAGGACTGGCTGAGAAGAAGAGACCGCAGCCTATAAAACACTCTCATCTCAAGAGATCTCTTCAttttattacctttatttttttttaaatccctacaagtttttaaacctttttttgtttttgctttttaaatttaaacagatAAAAATCCTTCATAGTAAAGTTTGCAATGTGTGGTCCCTTTTGCACATAAAGAGACAAGTCCTGTGTTCATGTATGTCCACACAGGCAATGTGTTAAAAGGTGGGCTGCTGTCTGGAAAGTGCAAAGTGAGGACACGTCCGAGAGAGAACGGATCGTGAGGCTTTCGCCCTCCACATACATCCCTCCTGTAAATGTCTAGTCTACAAGGAGCGAACGGTACCACTTCAAACACCCCTTACTTTCCTGTTCTCCTAAAACATGAGCTCTCAGACGTCGTTTACTAAGTAGAGGCTGACAAAACTTTACATTTGCATGATTTAGTACACCTGTACAGAGTCAAAGACAGAGAATGGCGACTCTTTAACTACAAACATGGGTTcttcctttacatttttttttacccccaaGATCTCGTAGTATTCATTGGTAGTGACTGAAATATCAAAACATGTCAATGatatcaaaatgcattttacagtatttacaaacaaacaaagtgatAATATAAGATAGACGCTGTATAAATGTGTTTCTCTGTGTACATCGTGTCATCAAGCTGTGGAGAACTTAAAAACAGGTGCTGCGTGATTATTGTGTGTGGATGTAATCAGCAGGAGGATTTTAGCATCTGATATTTACTGGTTCCTTCTGATCCCTAATAACCATTTCACTGAGAGACCTActtccaaaaacacattttgtttcaaGGGATAGGGCCATCCAaaaatcactcaccctcatgtcatttcaaacctgagTGACTTTCAGCAGAAAGATACttagaagaatgttggtaaccaaatactTTCGGtttccactgactttcattgcatggtcAAAAATGACAAAGTTAATAGAGAATGAAACTTTTTAGTTCTCCAAAAGAATCTTTAAAAAGACAGATTGAAATTAGCTTCAAAAAGATGTTTTGGAAATTTCAGTTcctattcacttccattgtatgaaaaaaaataaaaataaataaattgaagtcAATGCTGACTGAAAAAGTGTAGTTATCAACATTGttcttccaaaaagaaaaaaagaagggaaaaaaaaaaagtttaatttcccATTGACTGAATGAACAAAAATGATAGGGAGTGAAACagttttgttaccaacattcttcaaaatatcttctgtaaCAAGATTAACTCATCAAATATTgagaatattttgaagaatattttgaagatttggtaaccaaacagtttccgTTCTCATTGACTTACACTGTATGtccaaaaattacaattgaaatcaatgggaaccaaaacggTTTatttactaacattcttcaaaattcttcttTAACAAGATAGATTAAAGTATCTtctatttattttgaagaaagttggtaaccaaacagttttggttcatGTTTGAATCATTTGTATTGAGGATGATTAAGTTTGGTAGATTAATTatgttgttaaaaatgtattttaaaattattttgtttttttatcaatgttcttcaaaatatcaggATAGACTGAAGatctttaagaatattttgaagaatgttggtaaccaaaaaattcccattcactttcattatatagaaaaaaattacaatgcaagtcaatggcaaTTGAAACTCTTTAGTTAGAAAGTCACAGTTTTGGAACAAGAACAACACAAGTAAATGTCCATCATTTTTGAacggactatccctttaaaagacagacagaaaatgcGAAACAccaaatgcatgaaaaaatgaatgttaatattatgaaatagatAGGCTGTGAGCACATTTAGTTCATGTATCCCTCATTCAGTAGTCCCTGGAAGTCCTATTACTATCCTCTCATCTCATAAGCTCAGAAAAATAAGCCCTGGATGTGGCTGACATCTCACGTTTTTGAAGATGATTAGACATAATACAGAACACATACTTAACAAAAGTTGTCTGAGGAGGAGGGCTCTATTCCTGCACCCGAAAAAATCTCCAGTATGATGAGCACCGAGCCAACAGGATCCTCATTTGTAATGTCATGTGACTAGAGACACCCTGTTCAGATGCATGCAGAGGGAAAGCATGTGGGTACAAATCTTCAGGAGGTATCTTAGACTGGCATATTTACATGTGTACAATATGTCCTGACGGGTCGCATGCGAGACGTGTGCACGATAAATCAATTCATGAacgaaaacaacaaataaataagtggTGAATCACGGTGAGCAGACATCTGTCATGTTTTTAAGTCAAGTTTAGCACTAGTTAGTTGTATAACCGGATGTTTCCGGCTCTGgtatgacatcacttcctctctACAGATAGATTGAGACTCCAAAACGTGTTGTTGTATGCACAGGCTGGTCTGAGGAGGTTAAAGTCACTGCTGGTTTCGGCCTCAAGCCTCATGGCCTCAGACGTTCACTCAACAGGGACAATTAAACTACATTTCCTGTATATATTAGAGACGTAGAAGAAAAGGTATGGCTACCTTTTTAATCTGCGGGAGGtaagatttcacagcaaacacAAAACGTAGTGTAGACTTCCTGCAAAAGTCATGACACTGTTATTGTGCATTATGGAGGTGTGCTTTTTTCTGTCGAATTTGTGGTTTACATACAATGTgccccttaaaaaaaaactaatcagtaACCatcattacaatattaataaaaataaaatcaacaattgAGAATAATACAATACATACACAGAATAATGAATAACGTTCATTGCCGAACCCATCGTAAAGAATTTCCTCTTGCATTTACACAATGAAATGGAGGAAAAAGGTGCAGATATTATCCACTGTAAAAACGACTGCATCcattcaagattaaaaaaaatgaatcaaaaaagtGGAGCGAGTTCATAAAGATCATAAAGTGAGCAGCCCGGTGAAGTGTGTGtctgctcaaacacacacctgccttcctgtgtgtgtgttcagcccCGTTAGTGTCCAGAACCAGAGAGGAAGTCCGGGAGGCAGGGAGATTCAGTCAACAAGCTCTTCCTGTGGCTCTGGGACTGTTTCCTGTTGCCGGTGGCCATTTTGCACAAGCTGGGATGGGCCACTTTCATGTGAGTCCTCTGCTCGTGGGGCATCCCAGAAGGCTGTGCAGAAAAAGCCAGAGTTCCGTGGGCAGAGGGGGCCAGGGGTTGATCGACGTGAAGAGGGGACGGGGTTAAAAAAGGAATGGGGCGGTCGGAGGGGGTTTGAAAACGAAACCAAAAAGAAAAgcccaaataaaacaaaacaagaagaaATCACACACTCATCGTCATGTTGGGTGAATACTGGAAAGAGACAAAGGGGAGGGGGGGATATACAGCGGTGGTGAGATCATGAGAAGTCTACACAGAGCAAATACAAGATGGTTATGTCATCACCGTCCCAAAATACAGCAAGGAAATGCATGATTTTGTCGACAAAGCAGTAACCAAAGGACAGAAAACTTGGAAAGTGTCTGTCCAGGAAACTGCTGGTCTTTTATAACAAAAGCCATTTCCAGCACTCACTCTTGGACTGAATCAATACCACTTACAAATCAAAtcattttcagagttttttttttttttttgatttttaaattgatttgatatTCTGTTCTGTAAGTAACATGGTCAGTGGGTGTGGCCTTCTGAGTGCCTGCTGGGCGGAGCTACACTAatggtcaaaagtttgaggtcagtaagattttaaaatgtttttgaaagatgtttcttgtgctcaccaaggctgtgtttacttaaacaatacaaatattcatattttgacttattgtaaaaatttaaaataacttctatcTTTTacgtattttaaaatgtaattcattcctgtaatggcaaaccggactttccagcagccattactccagtcttcatgatTAGTGTaacgtgatcctttagaaatcattctaatatgctgatttggtggacattcttaatgttaaaaactgttgtgaTGCTGTGGAGAAAAATTTGTAActatgtttttactgttacttttgataaatatatttgctgaatagaagtacTAATTTaacttggtttttgttttgtttttaaatcttgactgactccaaacttttggacCGTACTGTATATGATTGGCAGGTGAGGAAAGTGGCAGGTCTCTGGGTCTGGGTCAGAATCTACTCACACTTTCACTTTGGAATGGGTTGAGGAAGTTTCCTCCCATTTCTCCATCATCCCGCGGTGTGCCCGGTGGGTTGTTCATCCCTGCCATGTTGTTGGGGGAGTTCTGAAGCAAAAGAACAGTTCAGGCTGAGATGTgaaaacagcaaagaaaaaaaaaacacagatttgcaATCTAAGGggctgtttacacctggtcacctCATGCATTTTGTCTGATCGGATAGCTCTTTGATCGTGAAAAGACCAGGtgtaaaagccctccaaaatgcATTCGAGACCGATATATATCCGATCACCCAAACCACTTCAGGAGGAGGTCTAGGCCACATTCCAGACGAAactggacaagtgtaaatgcatcatgcaaaaacacatgaaatgacCAGAGAAAGATATATTTAAGTTAACAGATGTAAACAGGCATGTCACCAGagcctgaaataaataaataaagtatatataattattattaaataaacacctTTTGAGATGTTTTAAAGTAGTATATAGGTATTATTTTGAATAACAGTGCAGTCTTAAAGCTTACCTAACGATCCGTTCATATGATGGGGTTCCATGCCACCCATGCCGCCCATTGGCCCATCTGGACCGGGACCCATGGGGAactgagaaacacagagaaacaatCACATTCAACCAACCATCCCACATCCAGTGCCCTGAGTAACATAAGACTTCTTCTGAGAtataaacattcatttgaaaAGGAAGAGCATGTCCCCTTTGATTTCACTAAGAGCATGTCTGcgtttttatgaaaacaatgatcatattttgacatttaggaTTAATATAAATAAAGCGTAATGTACAGTCAGGCgcttattattacaaataaagcCAGACAGGTCTTAAATCAcactgaaggggtttattttgcgataatgacTGTACATTATAAAGCTTATTACATTACTacttaagcaaataaataaataattggacaTTACATATTGATTTGAGTTCAAACTGTAGTATTATGTAAGAAGAAAGAGACCATGGAGTGATATGAGAACTAACACACAAGAAACTAGCATAGCTACAGTATGAAGGCAATCAAACAACTATCAATTCTACAGTTTAGCAATCATGATGCACACATATTTGGCTGCTAAATGCCACAACTGACCAATAAGAATCATGTATTGTAAAATAgagctgtaaaataattaaatgtagtaTGTCTGGGAATCAAAAAGTGTAGCTGTGTTATGGAAATacatcacaaatataaaaaaaaatcattaagtgGAGAGATATTTACACTAGTGTTCAAATATTTGGAGTCagtaatatacattttttgaaagagatgaatttagcaaggatgcattaaattgatcaaaattgacggTAAAGGCAAATGTAATGTTACATAAGGTTTACATTTGAcataaaatgctgttattttgtattaatcaatatttccaccaaaataaatgaatcacCGCAACTATCAACCAACCATtgagaataataagaaatgtttcttgagcaactgttttaaaaactttttaaaaaatcttacagaccccaaacttttgaatggtagtataacTACTCTAGTAAATGCATATCTAGATGGGGGTATACATACATTGGGTCTGTTTCCTCCCGGTCCAATAGGGTTCATCATCGTGTAGATATTTTCACTGGAGTTTGTGGAGTCTAGATGAGAAGAGAGCAGAAAGTTTGCTTCTAAGACCAGCACAACTTCACCAAAATAAGAGACCAGAGTCGCTTCCAAGCATATATGGATGACCAATGCTTTAGCAGCACACTAGATCAATACAGAACATGGCTGGACTAGATTAATCACcataataaatgtgtttctttAATGATTTATGGCTTgtgagagcaagagagagggagacaCCGCTCACACCTATAATCACAAACACAAGCATGCCGACTGGAATTACATGAAAAGTGGGAGGGGTGGAGCTGATCACGTTTTGTTTCCCTGCCAGCGGAAATACAGGTAACCTTGCAGTGATATTGGCTGGTGGGTAGGGAAGGAGGGAGGAGGGTGTTAAATAGGGTGTTTGTGAAGTGCTGAGCATCTTTCTTTCCTGGAGAGACACGAACTGTTTCTGGCTGTGCCGATTATAGAGGCGaggtgagagcgagtgtgtgaaTGATATGCAAAAGGGAGAGCGACAGAACAGATCTACTGTACCTCCTGGGCTTGGCATTATGGGAGTTCCTGGTGGACCGCCTCCTCCTGGAGGACCCTGAGGGAggaaacacatacacaaaccagTGCTTAGCTTCTCAGTGTGTAATAGTACCTGCCAAACTATCAGAGAACTACCAGAGGAGCAGTTTTTAAACAAAGACACTAGGCTCAGGGGAGCCATTAAGCTGCTTTGACTAATGTGCAGATATTTTACTTTTAAGAGAGGCAATGCTAGCGGCAAAACTATGCAGGATAGTAATTGCTCAAGtaaaatcaatacatttagaaACTTTAATATCTGCTTAGTTATGCTTTTAGTTTCTAAAAGGAAAGACTAAATTTTGCAGTTTTCCTTTGAGCTAAAGACGGAGAGgcaaaaagctaaaaatgttttagaagaCTGTTTTTCTCCTAAAACATGCCTGGCACACGCTTTTGAGGAGGTTTTTGATTAGGACGCTGATGTTGAAAGTCAAGATCACCCTTGAGAGCATGTTACCGTAACCTCTGATccattaacaaaaacaacattactgTGTTAAACTACTGCCAATATTTTGGAAAGGCTTCATTTCCTTTAAGAGTAGcataaaataatgctaaaatagctatttgttaacattaaccaATACCCTGCATGTCCcatcatccaaaaatgaaagtagTTTCAGGGCAAGTTGATGAAATATTATGAAGATCGCTTGGAAATTGTCTCTTTTTTCAAGACAATTAATACATCCTACAGAAAGTAAACTAAAGTTTGGTACTCACCACGTAGTTGCCTGGAGATGAGGAGGAGTATGCTATCTGTCCACCCAAACAAAAGAATAATTCATTTACTTGGATGACAATTAAACTACaccacttaataataataataatactatgatttatgaatatgataatctTTCATATATAATCTGAAACCATTGCTGTGTCATGGTGCAACCATATTAAGTTTGTGTGGTCATGTCACGTTTTTGTCTGCAGCCACAAAGCTACATGCAGACAACAGCGTATGTATGAACGTACCGAGTTAGCATTCGGGTTTGGCCACGGGCCACGTCCTCCAGGACCCCTGTAAGGTGACGGGAGGGCCAAAAAGTATAGAAATACATAACAGAGACAGAAGGAAGTTGACAAACATGATTTAACAGGATTAATTAAATGGGGAAAGGGAGTGTTTTCATGTTGAAGGACTCACATGTTCATTCCGGGCATGCCTGGACCACCTAGAGAGTTGGGAGGAGGCCTCATACCACCATAGTTCTACAATggacgaagaaaacaaaaacacaaacatttcaacAATCGTTTTTAAAGGAACCACTCAAATCTGGAATCCAGTATAAACCTTTATCActgtgtttataaataaattacaaaaaaaataaattacttaattagATCAAATTATAATTGCATATATaagaattatattatttactaatatatggattacaataaataaatgtaaataaattgttggtttttttattaaaacgagcaaaaccttttcaaaaaattataaggtatatttaataaatatatacaaatatatttattaaaattattaaaacacacacacacacatatacacatatatatatatatatatatatacacatatacaattttatatatatatatatacacatatacaattttttttacagagtaatataagaatttttaatttttattatatgtatatatgtttaacatcttctataaatatgtattaaatatataaatgtaaattaaaatattaaaaaatgtaaaaatgtataataataataaatgtattaaaataaacaaataaataattgcacattGAATTGAAAAGATGCGTCATCTTGGCATTATTTTGTGCTATTAAAGggatcttcttttgtgatcaacataagaaagaactaacacaggtttgaaacgacatgagggagagtaaatgataacagaattttcatttttgggtgaactattactttaagttCAAGATTTTGGGATTCTGCTGTGGGGCTGAAAATGCAGCAACTACACACTGCAGGAATCCCTGCCCTTCATCCACTGTTGTCCACAGCGGTGGGGATCCAACCAAACCGGTTGGGATGCGATTGACACTATGCTAACGAAGTTCTGCTCAGGCAGACGGGGGCCCACCTGTCTGGCTGCCCGTGGGTGGAGGGCAAAGTGTGACAGAGGCTTTCAGGCCTGAGGCTGCTTCTTTCTAACCCAAGCTTT is a genomic window of Cyprinus carpio isolate SPL01 chromosome B2, ASM1834038v1, whole genome shotgun sequence containing:
- the LOC109054200 gene encoding single-stranded DNA-binding protein 3-like — its product is MYAKGKGAVVPSDNQAREKLALYVYEYLLHVGAQKSAQTFLSEIRWEKNITLGEPPGFLHSWWCVFWDLYCAAPDRRETCEHSSEAKAFHDYSAAAAPSPVMGNMPPNDGMPGGPMPPGFFQPFMSPRYPGGPRPSLRMPNQPPVGVPGSQPLLPNSLDPTRPQGHPNMGGPMRMNPPRGMGGMGPQNYGGMRPPPNSLGGPGMPGMNMGPGGRGPWPNPNANSIAYSSSSPGNYVGPPGGGGPPGTPIMPSPGDSTNSSENIYTMMNPIGPGGNRPNFPMGPGPDGPMGGMGGMEPHHMNGSLGSGDMPVYIFSSGMWPRPPPEVVWVIGYISVSNAFWRAFTPGLFTIKELSDQTKCMSLLQNSPNNMAGMNNPPGTPRDDGEMGGNFLNPFQSESYSPNMTMSV